A window from Candidatus Bathyarchaeota archaeon A05DMB-5 encodes these proteins:
- a CDS encoding MBL fold metallo-hydrolase yields MNVQMFTVGSLLTNCYIVNCEETKEAIIIDPGFDDHIKAEKIFKHLNEEKLTPKFIVNTHGHPDHTCGNSILKEKFHIPILIHEYDAHMLGETGKKIAQFFGFHNFSPQADKLLHDGDTVKIGNTLLKVIHTPGHSRGSISLLGKKEIFTGDTLFMGSIGRVDFPESSERDMKNSLRKIAQLPENLTVYPGHGPTTTTIGEEKHANPFLQWL; encoded by the coding sequence ATGAATGTGCAAATGTTTACAGTTGGCAGCTTACTCACAAACTGCTACATTGTAAATTGCGAAGAAACAAAAGAAGCAATCATAATCGACCCAGGTTTCGATGACCATATTAAAGCAGAAAAAATCTTCAAACACCTAAACGAAGAAAAACTAACACCAAAATTTATTGTAAACACACACGGTCACCCTGACCACACATGCGGAAACAGCATATTGAAAGAAAAATTTCACATACCAATCTTAATCCACGAATATGACGCACACATGCTCGGCGAAACAGGCAAGAAAATCGCTCAATTTTTCGGCTTTCACAATTTCTCGCCACAAGCAGACAAACTGCTACATGACGGAGACACTGTGAAGATTGGAAATACACTCTTAAAAGTCATACACACTCCAGGCCACAGCCGCGGAAGCATCTCACTTCTCGGCAAAAAAGAAATCTTCACCGGAGACACACTGTTTATGGGCTCGATTGGAAGAGTAGATTTCCCAGAAAGCTCTGAGCGCGATATGAAAAACTCCTTAAGAAAAATAGCACAGCTACCTGAAAACCTCACTGTTTACCCAGGACATGGACCAACAACAACAACAATCGGCGAAGAAAAACACGCTAACCCGTTTCTTCAATGGTTATAA
- a CDS encoding glycosyltransferase encodes MKELSELPLVSVIIPTCNSQNSIRQCLASIKKQTYNKIEILVVDRYSKDKTAQIAKKLGAKVFLLDEERSKAKNYAVKEAHGDFLLFIDSDMTLNSRIIEACVKLCLRNDVDAVVIPEKPVGEGLLGEWREKEKASLYIHGEFVEIPRFFRKTAFLQVGGYDEKLVCGEDFDFFQRFKREAYRIGRIDYEILHFEGELSVSKLLSKAYYYGGTIPTLIKKDPSGTVKRYFSMRLTSLNDVGPAFGSLGSMLGFAVMKLFEFAAYLLGFSSNLLYAFSEKRGIKRIKNVALKNKAVILNFLVILAIAIMIFRNFLFTDEWPGGGDVLGFISRAYLYGRDFRWLLMWRPYSFGFVEGINFMDFFLMLLYHIFRDPSWTVKTFLFLSYLTAGFSMYLFAYRHTRVHAASLAASLVYILNQWLFSQLTEAHIDIVFSYALAPLIFIALDKALCTGKLRDILLLSVSLSLFATSFHPECIVIYGVFLILFVIFFILYPVKMETAKTRFLRFLKTLLPSALLVFLFSAFFLIPFFMNVRSPYFHPSYEYPLEDAYLCSYSNMSDAFTLRAVERWGYINILDVYSEMGIVDFPLYSLLFTVFFLAYCVLLIRRNRYTIFFGVSMLISIFIAKGPNSPLGQMFIWAWLNIPHFAIFRAANRWVMMAIFSHAFFISLLTCYLIDYAKKKKYDKADEFLLKVRLDTSKISKNRRFAFSVDSFNVLLKKFHKILYFLSIVLLILIFLSGFLSCFWFFFQGLQVYTPPKQYLAPYEWLSLQQDDYKVVSVGRSSYEWMISPEEYSDFASSAMWTTIGWEHDIGFDSVFIHDKPVLQDGGWDFMPRQFVDHLRFRLAREHLTDNLFKILGPFAYKYIVIPPYATDKTREFFLNQEGYQVIYNDTAIILQNEYAMPRVFATTNSMLAIGGLESFDALCKIEGFNLNETTLFFASPSSDSGSFESEVLDKFQAVSFINSDILDLAMLSFTDGKNFILAGNYGVPSINYTAYWVKMASWRRVGAFVLGGDTLTTSGKNRIDLPFELDADGYHDLWLRIGFAPSRGKLNIYVDGEPIQEIWTEAPLWSKLAWINITRIDLTKGRHLITLENDGTGYNDIDAIAVIQPPELESEINKIIQALQNFPGRILYLYEAESVFLDSSSKSWTWTVRPCDGYVARSESLGLNVAPFASANASSISWADDYSFDAKYANDDDVRTRWASEKSVIPQWLELTWEEPQELLGVHLLFENAYAEDYSIQTWNGTNWITQTEVVGNDALDRTHVFAESVETNKLRIYVTAFSIHDRVSLWELQAYAPGATSSYAKITIPREGNYVLAARIAKGPNYGTLYFNVSGNLYSISCYSPISQFEWCEIGQFFFEAGEHPISVGGVGLVELDEFLIYSLKEGETYLALNDLFSSRDPQVSISYEQVNSCLFKVHVNANEPFTLVFSDTYNPLWKAFVNGEEISSNLAYTLVNSFYMNKTGQFNVTIYFTGQHYADLGLTVSIVSFVSVFTITPAFLVVSRKRGFTRQSFWRRLTFWKKEN; translated from the coding sequence GTGAAAGAACTAAGCGAGTTGCCACTTGTTTCAGTTATAATTCCCACATGTAACTCGCAAAACTCCATAAGACAATGTTTAGCATCTATTAAAAAACAAACTTACAATAAGATTGAGATATTAGTGGTTGACCGCTATAGCAAAGATAAAACTGCGCAGATAGCTAAAAAATTAGGAGCCAAAGTTTTCCTTTTGGATGAGGAAAGAAGTAAAGCCAAAAATTATGCAGTTAAAGAGGCTCATGGCGATTTTCTCTTATTCATAGACTCAGATATGACTTTAAACTCTAGAATAATCGAGGCTTGCGTGAAATTATGTTTGCGAAACGATGTGGACGCGGTGGTTATACCTGAAAAACCTGTTGGTGAAGGCTTGCTGGGTGAGTGGCGAGAAAAAGAAAAAGCCTCCTTATATATACACGGCGAGTTTGTAGAAATTCCACGGTTTTTCAGAAAAACAGCGTTTTTGCAGGTGGGTGGGTATGACGAAAAATTGGTGTGTGGGGAGGATTTTGATTTTTTTCAAAGGTTTAAAAGAGAAGCTTACAGGATAGGCAGAATAGACTACGAGATACTTCATTTTGAAGGTGAACTTTCTGTAAGTAAACTTTTGTCTAAAGCTTACTATTACGGTGGAACAATTCCCACACTTATAAAAAAAGACCCTTCGGGCACTGTTAAAAGATATTTCAGTATGCGCTTAACATCTCTTAACGATGTTGGACCAGCCTTCGGTAGCTTAGGCTCAATGTTAGGTTTTGCTGTGATGAAGCTTTTCGAATTTGCAGCATATCTGCTCGGGTTTTCTTCCAACCTATTATATGCATTTTCGGAAAAACGTGGAATCAAAAGAATAAAGAATGTTGCATTAAAAAACAAAGCCGTAATTTTAAATTTCCTAGTAATATTAGCGATTGCCATTATGATTTTCAGAAATTTCCTCTTCACCGACGAATGGCCAGGAGGCGGCGACGTTCTCGGCTTCATATCTAGAGCTTATTTGTATGGCAGAGATTTTAGATGGTTGTTGATGTGGCGTCCCTACTCTTTCGGTTTTGTTGAAGGGATAAATTTCATGGATTTTTTCTTAATGCTGCTATACCATATTTTTAGAGACCCTTCATGGACCGTCAAAACATTCTTGTTCTTGTCATATTTGACCGCTGGCTTCTCCATGTACTTATTTGCTTATCGACACACACGCGTTCACGCTGCATCGCTCGCGGCTTCATTAGTCTACATTTTGAATCAGTGGCTTTTTTCTCAGTTAACAGAAGCTCATATTGACATAGTTTTCAGCTATGCCTTAGCTCCATTAATCTTCATAGCTTTAGATAAGGCACTCTGCACAGGTAAGCTCAGAGATATTCTTTTGCTCTCCGTCAGCCTTAGCCTTTTTGCAACGAGTTTTCATCCAGAATGCATAGTGATTTATGGAGTTTTCCTGATACTTTTTGTAATCTTTTTCATATTATACCCTGTAAAAATGGAGACAGCGAAAACTCGTTTTTTGCGTTTTCTCAAAACGCTTTTGCCGTCTGCGTTGCTTGTTTTTTTGTTTTCTGCGTTCTTTTTGATTCCGTTTTTCATGAATGTTAGGTCGCCTTATTTTCATCCTTCCTACGAATATCCGTTAGAAGATGCTTACTTGTGCAGTTATTCAAACATGAGCGACGCTTTTACTTTGAGGGCTGTGGAACGGTGGGGCTACATTAACATTTTAGACGTGTATTCTGAAATGGGCATTGTAGATTTTCCCTTGTATAGTCTTCTTTTCACTGTATTCTTTCTAGCTTACTGCGTCCTTTTAATTCGTAGAAATCGATACACAATTTTCTTCGGTGTTTCCATGCTTATTTCAATTTTTATCGCAAAAGGACCTAACTCGCCTCTGGGACAAATGTTTATTTGGGCGTGGCTTAACATTCCGCACTTCGCAATTTTTAGAGCAGCAAATCGATGGGTGATGATGGCTATTTTTTCTCATGCTTTTTTTATTTCACTTTTGACATGTTACCTGATTGATTATGCCAAGAAGAAAAAATATGATAAAGCAGACGAATTTTTGCTCAAAGTAAGATTAGACACGAGTAAGATTTCCAAGAATAGAAGATTTGCTTTTTCCGTTGACTCTTTTAATGTTTTATTAAAGAAATTTCATAAAATTCTCTACTTTCTCAGCATAGTCCTTCTTATTCTAATCTTTCTTAGCGGTTTTCTCTCGTGTTTCTGGTTCTTCTTTCAAGGTTTACAAGTTTACACGCCACCAAAGCAGTATTTAGCTCCCTACGAGTGGCTTTCACTTCAACAAGACGACTACAAGGTTGTTTCAGTAGGTAGGAGTTCTTATGAGTGGATGATTTCGCCAGAGGAATACTCAGACTTTGCCTCAAGTGCAATGTGGACCACCATAGGTTGGGAACATGACATAGGGTTCGACAGCGTATTCATACACGACAAACCAGTGCTTCAAGATGGCGGATGGGATTTTATGCCACGCCAGTTTGTTGACCATTTAAGGTTTAGGCTTGCAAGAGAACATTTAACTGATAATTTGTTTAAGATTTTGGGACCGTTCGCTTACAAGTACATTGTCATACCGCCTTATGCAACCGATAAAACCCGCGAATTTTTCCTAAACCAAGAAGGATACCAAGTAATCTATAATGATACAGCAATTATTCTTCAAAACGAATACGCAATGCCCAGAGTCTTTGCAACAACCAATTCCATGCTTGCCATCGGCGGTTTAGAATCTTTTGACGCATTATGCAAGATTGAAGGTTTCAATTTAAATGAGACTACTTTATTTTTCGCATCCCCCTCAAGCGATAGCGGTTCTTTCGAAAGTGAAGTCCTTGATAAGTTTCAAGCCGTGAGCTTTATCAACTCTGACATTTTGGATTTGGCGATGCTCTCTTTCACTGACGGAAAAAATTTCATACTTGCCGGAAACTATGGGGTTCCAAGCATAAATTACACGGCTTATTGGGTGAAGATGGCTTCTTGGAGGAGAGTAGGCGCTTTTGTTTTAGGCGGCGACACATTAACAACCTCTGGAAAAAACAGAATTGATCTGCCTTTCGAGTTAGATGCAGATGGATATCATGATTTATGGTTGCGGATAGGGTTCGCTCCTTCTCGTGGAAAATTAAACATTTACGTTGACGGCGAGCCAATCCAAGAGATTTGGACAGAAGCTCCTTTGTGGTCAAAACTCGCATGGATTAATATAACAAGGATAGACCTCACTAAGGGTCGTCACTTAATCACTCTTGAAAACGATGGAACCGGCTACAACGACATTGACGCAATAGCTGTTATCCAACCGCCAGAACTTGAATCCGAAATAAACAAAATAATACAAGCACTACAGAATTTTCCAGGTCGCATTTTGTATCTCTACGAAGCGGAAAGCGTCTTTTTAGACTCTTCCAGTAAAAGCTGGACTTGGACTGTAAGACCCTGCGATGGATATGTGGCTCGTTCAGAAAGTTTAGGTTTAAACGTTGCTCCCTTTGCTTCTGCAAATGCTAGTTCCATAAGCTGGGCGGACGATTACTCATTTGACGCAAAATATGCAAATGATGACGATGTGCGCACAAGGTGGGCTTCTGAAAAAAGCGTAATACCTCAATGGTTAGAGTTAACGTGGGAAGAACCGCAAGAGCTTTTAGGCGTCCATTTGCTTTTTGAGAATGCGTATGCAGAAGATTATTCCATACAAACTTGGAACGGCACAAACTGGATTACCCAGACCGAAGTAGTTGGGAATGATGCACTCGATAGAACACACGTTTTTGCGGAGTCGGTAGAGACAAATAAGCTTCGAATCTACGTTACGGCTTTCTCAATCCACGATCGCGTGAGTTTATGGGAACTTCAAGCTTACGCGCCTGGAGCAACCTCTTCCTATGCAAAAATAACAATTCCACGAGAGGGAAACTATGTCTTAGCTGCAAGAATCGCAAAAGGCCCAAACTATGGAACCCTGTATTTTAACGTGAGCGGCAACCTTTACTCAATTTCGTGCTACAGTCCAATTAGCCAATTCGAATGGTGCGAAATTGGTCAATTTTTCTTTGAGGCAGGAGAGCATCCAATAAGCGTTGGTGGAGTAGGACTGGTTGAGCTTGACGAGTTTCTAATTTACTCGCTTAAGGAAGGAGAAACTTACCTAGCATTAAATGATCTGTTTAGTTCGAGAGATCCGCAAGTGTCAATTAGCTATGAACAGGTGAACTCGTGCCTTTTCAAAGTACATGTTAATGCTAACGAACCATTTACGTTGGTCTTTTCAGACACTTACAATCCACTGTGGAAAGCCTTTGTTAACGGAGAAGAAATCTCTTCAAATCTTGCCTATACGCTTGTTAATAGCTTCTACATGAACAAAACTGGTCAATTTAATGTAACCATTTATTTCACTGGTCAACACTACGCCGATTTGGGCTTAACAGTATCCATAGTTAGTTTCGTTTCAGTCTTCACAATCACGCCTGCTTTCCTAGTAGTTTCTCGTAAACGAGGATTCACTAGACAATCTTTTTGGAGGAGGCTTACTTTTTGGAAGAAGGAGAACTAG